The genomic window ATTGGATTACAAAACTTTCCAGAAGGTTTCAATTCCTATAACGAATTGAATAAACAATTAAGTAAATCAAAAACGCTATTTGTATTGTTCACAATGACTTTTATGGATATTAGTGCTGCTTTATTGGGGAATGCGTTTCTGGTAAACAAAGCGAAAATCATTGCTTCAATAATGTCTGTCGCAGCTGGAGGAATTTTATATTTGATTTTTCAAGATATTGCTCCCCAATCCAAGCAGAAAAGAAAAGGATTTCCGGCAACAGGTGCGAGTTTAGGGTTCCTACTAGGTTTACTTGGAGAACAACTTATCAAATGATTAAACGTATCTTTGTAAAAAGGATGTCAGCACTTCAATGGCAATCTCATTAAAACCACCTTCTGGTATAATGAGGTCTGCATACATCCTTGTCGGTTCAATAAACTCATAATATCCAGGCCGAACCACACTCTGATACTGAGATATAACCGAATCAACAGTACGACCACGTTCCTTCATATCTCTTTGAAGTCGTCTAATGAAACGAATATCATCAGGAGTATCAACATAGAGCTTTAAATCTATAAGGTCTCTAACTTTTTTATCAAAAAAAATCATTATCCCTTCAAATATAATAACTGTTGATGGTTTAATTGTTATGGTTTCTTCTTTTCTAGCATGCTTAACAAAATCATATTGAGGCATTTCAATGGACTCTCCCCTCTTGAGGGCACTAAGATGCTCTTCCAATAGATCAGAGTCAAAAGCATTGGGATGATCAAAGTTAAAATCAGTAATATTTTCATTACTAATGTGTTTAGCCGTTTTATAGTAATTATCCTGAGGGAGGACAACGAAATCAGGTAATACTTCTGATATCCTTCTGACAATAGTTGTTTTACCAGATCCTGATCCTCCACATATACCTACAATCTTAGTTTCCATGTAATTGCTCTTCCTTCAAACGTTCGATCTCCATTTCTACATTCACAAGTTCCATTTTTAAAGCTTGTATTTTTTTTAGTAATCTTTTTTTGTTTTTTTCATTTTCTTCCAATGGATCCATAGCAGTCTTTTCTGTTTTTAAATCAGAAGTTATCATTACAGCAGTTTTGCCCTGTTTCATTTGGTTTTGAGCTAACTGTCGTTGTTCAGGGTTACGGATACCAGCTAAAGTTTTCATATTATCAAATCCAATTTTTGGATCTAAATTTAAAGTTGAAATCTTCATAATACTTTTTGCATTAGTTTTTTGAATGCCTAATTGTCTATCAAGATAATCTTCAAAACTCAAGTGATATTCCTGACAAATATTAAATGCATTTAACAATTTCTTTCCCATCTCTACCATTAATTGACCATTTTGAGAGATATAGCTTTGTTTAAGTTCTTTAGTTAATTCAACAAGTTCAGGGATTTTATCATACTCTCTGTCATATAGATTCAGGTCTTCAGCTTTATATAATAGGTTATGAAATATACTCCAAAACTCACCTGTATGAGATTTTGCACTTTTAGGAGCTTTATCTGAACAAAAATGTACATGGTGAGCAAATTCATGAATAGCTGTATATTTTATAGCATTATCAGTCTTATGATTTTTGTTATGTATTAGTATTTCACGACTTTCTGTTTTATACAGCCCATCAACTTTTTTACTTTCCTTCCCTGTGAACGTAACTGTAAAGTCAGGTACATCACTTTTAAGCTTCAATAAGAGGTTTTTGATTGTCTGTTGATTCATTCTTATATTTTTAATTCAATTCCTAATTTGTGAATAGCCTTAATTAGCTTTTCTTTGCTAATTGGTTTAGGAAGATAACCTTCACATTGTGATCTAAAGGCTTCAATAATATTTTGAGAGTCATCCAGAGCAGTCATCATTAATATGCTACAGCGTTCTAGACCTTTAATTCCTGCAGTGGATTCCATATCCCTTATGTCTTTAAGAACAGTCTGTCCATCCTTATTAGGTAACATAATATCTAATAAGATTAAGTCGTAAGGAGTTTTGTCTTTTATAGAAGTAGAAAAGAAATGAAGAGCTTCTTCTCCATCAACTGCTGTATCACATTCTGCAGCATCCTTTAAAAGACGATATACCATGGTTCTACTAGTAAAATCATCTTCTACTATCAATATTTTCACGGTTCTACTTCCTTTAATTTCACAGCAACTTGTATATTTTGACCTTCACAATCATATGTTCTTGTAAAACAATCTTTTAATAATTCTCGTTCTTCAAACAAAATAGAGGGCACTGACATCTTGTATTTTTGACTATGTTTTAAAAGAACGGACATAAAGTTACCTGCTAGTATATTTAATATCTCCAGTAGGCAGTCGTCAATTTTTTGATCTTCTAAAGAATCCCAATCATCTCCAAAAATATTTTCAACCAGTTGTCTTTTAGATGCAACGCTAAGAAGAAAAAACATACTTCCATTATAGGGAGCTAAGAAGTCAATAGCAAATATATTGGTATATTCAATGCTATCTTGAGTACTAGGCATAACATCAAGAAATGCCATATCTGCCATTGTTTGTATTGTAGCCTGATCTAAAGCCAAGTCTATTTCATTTCTCATATACTATCCTAATATACTTTGAATTTTATTTGGTGATATTGGTTTTTTGATAATTCCTGTTACATTATATGAAGTTAATTTATCTGAAGTTTCATCATTATAAATACTTGATATAACAATAATAGGCAGTTTGTTATATTTTTCTTTTAATCTAACTTTTTGAATAAAGGTGATACCATCCATCTTAGGCATATTCAAATCAGATACTATCAAATCAATATCTTCTTTCACCAAGCGATCAAGAGCGTCTAATCCATCTTCCGCTTCGATATATGTTGATTCCGAATATCCAGCGATATATAAGCATCGTTTGATTATCATCCTTGAAGTGCTTGAATCATCCACAATTAAGATTTTATTATAGCTCATACCCTATATAACCCCCCATCAAATTCTCCAGGTTTTTCGTGCATTGGATATAGTTAATTCACCATCATCTGTTGTAATGGCAACTGTTCGGCTAATAGAACCACCTACATCTTCAGCGATGGCTCCTAAGCCATATTTCCATAATATCTTTTTGGCAGCTAAATAATTCCGCTTTCCTATATCAAAAGTACCTTTATCATCCAGTACACTTGCGCCGCCTATAAGTTTAATAATAAGTTTATTTTTAAGTGCACCACTCTTTGACATCATATCCAGAAGAAGAGGAACACCTGTATCTACAAAATAGCCTGGTTTTGATTCTGACTTTGCTTTGTTGATGCCTGAATCTGGAAGAGCAACATGCACCATACCAGCAATACGATGTATTGGTTCATAAATAACAATAGCAACACAGGAACCTAAGGCATATGTTTTTAATACAGTGTCAGAATCTTTGGATATGTTTAAATCTCCAATGCCAATATCTATTCTTTTCATAGGCTACCATTTAATCTTAATGTTAATTCCCGTAGAATATTGCCTAAAGGTACAACTTTTTTTACAGCCCCTAATTCAAAAGCAGCTTTTGGCATACCATAAACAACTGAAGTAGCTTCATCTTGGGCTATATTATAAGCACCTTCTACTGCCATAGCCTTCATTCCATTTGCACCATCAGACCCCATTCCGGTAAGGATAATACCATAACCATTAGGTCCGACAACCTTGGCCATAGATGAAAATAGAACATCAACACTGGGACAATGCCCACTAACTTTTTCACTGTCATAGATATGGACACGGTATTGTCCACCAGAACGAATAACTTCCATTTGTTTACCACCAGGGGCAATCAAAGCTATCCCCCTTCTTATACGATCACCGTCTTCAGCTTCTTTAACTTCTACCTTTGCCGTCAAATTTAATTTATCACTAAAAATACGAGTAAACCCAGGAGGCATATGCTGTACAACAACAGTTCCAGGAAAGTCAGGAGGAAAATCATTTATTAGATGCTTTAAAGCTACTGTACCTCCTGTGGAAGCTCCAATTGCTATCACTTTATCCGTTGTTTGTGATAAATATTCCACTTTTTTTATTGGTTGCTGTATACCTTTCTTTTGTGCCCAATGAGATACATCTGCAGTACAGGCAGCCTTAACCTTTTCAATTAGATCTAACATAATCTCATTCAAAGAAACCCCTCTATGCTTGGAAGGTTTTAAAACAACATCAATTGCCCCATACTCTAACGCATCGTATGTAAGCTGTGAGTTCTTCTGTGTTAAAGAACTGAGGATTATTACTGGTAAAGGATACTGAGGCATCAATTTTTTTAAAAATGTGATTCCATCCATTTTAGGCATTTCTATATCCAAAGTTACGACATCAGGCTTTAAGTATACAATTTTATCTCTTCCTTCATAAACATTTGAAGCAGTACCCACAACCTCAATTGAAGAATCCTTTTCTAATCCTGAACTTACAAGTTGTCGTACAAGAGCACTATCATCAATAATAAGGACTTTTATCGGCGATCTCATCTATACCTCATTCTTTTGGTATAAAGCAGGTCGTACATAAGAAAACTCATTATTGTCTCTACCAAGAGTTTCTGAATGACCTATAAAAAAGCGTCCTCCAGGTCTTAGATATTGACCAAATTTACGAATAAGATCTTCTTTAGTAGGTTTATCAAAGTAAATCATCACATTACGACAAAATATAGTATGAAATTTGTTCTTGAAGGGAAAATCAGATCTCATAAAATTGAGCTTTTTAAATAATATCATATTCCGTAATTTGTCAGATACTTGCCAATTTTCATTTTCCACTTTCTTAAAGTATTTATTCTTAAACTCTATAGGAATTCCTTCCATCCTCTCTGTAGGATAGAGGCCATTGGCAGCTTTTTCCAATGCGGTTATTGAGATATCTGTTGCTAAAATTCTTGGTCGCCAGGAAACTTTATTTTTATTACAATAGTCATCTATTAACATAGCTATAGTATAGGCCTCTTCTCCTGAAGCACATCCTGCACACCAAAGCCTATATTCATTAATATGATTATCTTTTAGATAATTATTAATAGTAGGCATTTCATTTTTGGTAAAGAAATCAAAATGATCATTTTCTCGAAAGAAATAGGTGTGGTTTGTAGAAATTTTATCCACCAATTGGGTTAACTCTTTGCCCGTGTTATCTTCCAGAATATGTTTATAATATACAGAGAAACTATCAAAACCTTTTTCTTTGATAACTTTATTAAGTCGGCCGCGAACCAGAGCTTTTTTCTTATCTGTTAGATTAATACCGAATTGGGAGTATACTAACTGTGATATTTTTTTGAATTCATCATCAGTAATATCAATTATCCCATTATTTATATCACTCATTAGTTCAATACCTCTTTGTATAACGTTCCCACATCAAGAATAAGACTCACATCCCCATTACCCATTATTGAGCACCCACTTAATCCAATAATATCTCCCATATACTCAGGCAAAGCTTTAAGAACAATTTGCTTATATCCTAAAACATGATCAGATAAAATTGCGGCTTTCTTGCCATTACTTGTAACCACAATAATGACTCCATCTTCTATGGAATGCACGGCATCACTGATTCGATAGAAATCATACAATCGAATAATAGGAATCAGCTCACTTCTTAAATTTAAGACTTCACCATGAATATCAGTTTCAGTAATTTGTGACTTATGCACACTTTGGAATTCTAAAACATCAGTTACAGGAATGCTAAATAAACGTTTGCCTACTTGAAGATTAACACCATCTATAATGGCTAAAGTAAGGGGTATTTTTAATATAAAAGAAGTTCCTCTTCCAAGCATGGATTCAATAGATATTTGTCCACGAAGCTTTTCAATATTTTTTTTAACAACATCCATACCCACACCTCGTCCAGAAATTTCAGAGACTTTATCAGCTGTTGAAAAACCCGGTTCAAAAATCAGATCCCATACTTCTTTGTCCTCCAATATTTTGTCATCATTTATAATACCTTTTTCTTTAGCTTTTATTAAAATTTTATCCCTATCCAATCCTTTTCCGTCATCTGAAAGAGTGATCCAAATTTCATTGCCTTCATACTTTGCATCAAGGGTCACACAGCCTTGTTTCGCTTTACCTTGTCCTAATCTGACATCTTGGTCTTCAATTCCATGATCAATAGCATTCCTAATGAGATGCACCATAGGGTCAGAAATTTCTTCAATAATATTTCTATCCATTTCTGTATCTTGTCCACTTATCTTAAAATCAATATCTTTTTTGAACTTATGAGACAAATCCCGAACTAGTCGTTTCATTCTATTAAACATTCCTTCCAAAGGAATCATTCTAATAGACATTGTGACTTCTTGAAGTTCTCTAGTGATTTTAGCTATATATGTGGCGGCTTTATTAAAAGAATCGGATCCAAATCTTTTTACTTCTTCATTATCTAGAACCATAGCTTCCGCTGTTATTAATTCTCCAATTAGATCAAATAATTTATCCAATTTATCAGTATCCACTCTGATATCTTTGCGTTTAATATTATGAGACACAATATCTGATGCCTTATTTATACTCTGCTGGGATAAAGCCGCGTCTATATCTTCTTTTTTTACTGAGCCTGAATCAACTAATATGTCACCTAGTCTTCTATTTTGTTTATCAAGTGCATTTTGGAGATCTTCTGAAGAAGCAGCACCCATTTCTACTAGAATTTCTCCTAATGGTTTATAGACATCTAAATTATTAAGTTCACCACTACCTGATTGTATACTAGATAAGTTCTTCCTAATTCCATCAATACCTGATAAAAGTACATTAATGACATTCTTATCTACATGTCTTTTTTCTTTTCTTATTCCATCAAGAATCTCTTCTATATCCATGGACAATTTTTCTATAATTTCATAGCCAAAAAAACCAGCATTCCCTTTTACAGTGTGAACAGAACGAAAAGCATCTGCTACTAGTTCAATAGGATCAGAGCTATCTTCCAATTCAAGTAAAGTTCTTTCAACGAGATCTATCATGTCAGCGGTTTCTTCTGCAAACTTTGTCTTCATTTCCGTAGTAATTAAACTTTCCATATCAAAAGAATCATCACTATTTGCTAATTCTTTTTTAAGATGACCACTAGTAATAATATTCTGTATTTGTTCTAATAACTCATCAGGCATCGTATTATTAATATCCAAATGAAAGTGCCCTTCCATTGGTGCTTCTTTTGCAGCATAACTAATTTGACTAATAAGATTATTCATTAAATCTGTTCCTGCCAGTAGAATATCAATAACATGAGAATCCACTTCCACCATTTGTGCTCTAATCTTATCAAGTAGATTCTCCAAATTATGCCCTAAATTCTGTATAGCATCTAAGCCTAGAAAAGAAGCGACACCTTTAATCGTATGCATAGATCTGAATAAACTATCAACTTGGTCTTCATCAAAACCTTTTTCAAGTTTTATAATTCTACTTTCTATGTTATCTAAATGATCGATAGCTTCTGTAATAAAAGAATGTAAGACCTCCATATCTTCTATGTAAATTCCTGATTTTTTTTTTAGATTAGGGATGACTTGCTTTATTTGTACCAGGAGTTCATCCTTCCTATCTATATTTTCTGTATGGGGCATTTCCTTGAGGTATTTTAAAACAAGTCCCAAACTATCTGCACTATTTAAAGTTTCACCTGATTCTTCAATTTCCTCTATAAGATTAGCAATATCCAATAAATCATCAGGATCTAATGTATTCAGGTGATCTATGAGATTAGAATAATTCAACATTTCCAGCAAACTCCTTGTTGCCTGAACTTGTTTTAATAGGCTTATCACCTATTGAGGCAACAGCATTCCATTCTTCTTCAATAGTAAAATGCTGGGTTGCCATCTCCATTATTATCTTATCAACTTCTCTCTGAATATCTTTCTGTTGTTCGAAACTTTTGTCTATGTTGACACATTCTCTTTGAAAGTCTTTATGTATGGAGATCACATGTTCTAGTATTTGTCTAATACTATCCTGAAACTGTAAATCGACAGTAATAGTTGATATGTCTTGTGAGATGCTAGACATGATGACTTCATTATGACCATAAGATGTTTTAAGATTGTTAATTTGAGGCACCAAATCGCCCACAATATGATTGATGTCATTCTTAAATTCACCCAGCAATAATGAAGTATCTTTTACTTTTTTATGCAAAGATTCAAAGCTCTCATCAATAGTATTGTTTACAGTATCAATAATTACGACAATTTTTTCCGCAATATCCTTTGATTTTTTGGATAAAGTCTGAACATTAGTAGCTATAACAGCAAAACCTTTCCCAAGACTACCAACACGTGCTGCTTCAATAGACGCATTGATGGCCAAAAGATTAGTCTGATCAGCTAAATCCGTAATATCCAAACTGAATTGATTTATACCTTGTACAGCTTCATTTATTAGTCTTTTATCTACTTCTAAATTGGAGGAAATATCATTAATAGTTTGATAAATATGATCAATATCATCGATTTTATGATTAAGAACTTCTACATCTTTATTGATATCACCTTCTACATTAATCAAAGGTTCTAATGTTTTCCTTATACCTGCAATATTTTCCTTGCTATTCTTTGTTAAATCAAAAATATGATTAGTTACCGATAATATAGCGTTGTTTGTTTTATTTATAACTATATTAATTAATATCTCAGAGACTTCATTTATTTTGTTTATTAAATCTGTATTTTTAGTGATAATTCTATTGTATTCTGTAATCTGTTCTTCCCATTGGGTATTGTCTTTTTGAGTATCAGAAATTGGTAAGTTATTTACTTCCTGATTATCCTCATCTTCAAATTCTAATGATTCTTCAAGGTTGTTCTTTCTATAATAATCTGATAGGAGAAGAAAACATCCAAACAGGAAATAAAAAGGAACACTTAAATAATGGGGTACAAATACAGATATAACAGTAATAAATACTAATATAATTAGCTTAATAATAAGAATCATAATCTAATTATTATTTAGAACCAGTTGGTCTTCAACTTTTTTCTTTCCGGGATAATTTATTTCTGTTATACTTAAAGAAGGAGAACGGAATGAATGTAGCTGTATTAGGAGCAAGTCCAAAGACAGAAAGATATAGTAATAAAGCTATCAAATTATTAGTGGATAAAGGTCATACTGTATTCCCCATCAACCCTATACATGAGAGTATTGAGAATTTAAAGACAGTAAAAAAACCAAGTGATTTAAAGAAAATGGGCATACATACTCTGACAGTTTATGTTGGTCCTAACAACATTTCTCCTCTTATAGATGATATTATAGACCTGAATCCACACAGAATTATTTTAAATCCAGGAACAGAATCAGAAGAATTGAAACAAGCACTGAATAAGGCTAATATAAATTACTTGGAAGCATGTACATTAGTAATGCTTAAAACAAATCAATTTGAGGACTAGCAATTGTTCAGCTATTTACCCTTTAATGAAGAAAATGGGGATTACAATGGACATGAACTCAAGCTCCTAGCCCTATCTACATGTGGTTTTTGTAAAAAAGCAATTCAATACTTAAATGATAAAAACTTCCAGTTCAAATATATTTTTGTAGACAGGGTTGATCCAAAAATAAAGCAACAAGTAAAAGACGAGTTTATGAAACATTTTCATAAAAGATTATCGTTCCCAACTCTTGTTATTGATGATGAAGATTATTTAACAGGCTTTATTAGAGCCTCATGGGATAACAAATTTATAGCAAATGACAAAAGAACAACTTCATAATTACCTACAAAAACAAGCTAATCTTAACAATTGGATCATTAATTGGAATAGTGAGTTCACAAGTACTATTATAGATGGTTTGTTTGTGAATTATAGCCGTTACAATTGCTTGTTATGTCCTTGTAGAGAATCTCATGAACAAAAGGGTACGGACCATGATATTTTGTGTCCTTGTCATTATGCAAAAGATGATATAATTGAATATCAACAATGTTATTGTGGATTATTTCTGCATCCAAATTCAGAAGATTTCTCACAAGAACCACAAAGCATCCCAGACAGGAGAGATGACTCCCTCTATCTCTAAAGCTTTTTAACCATATATTCATGACCATCAAGTTTTTTTATAGTAATTGTATTGTTTTCGTAGATTCCATAAGTATTAGGGTGTCCATCTTTAGGAAGAGTGATAGATCCAGGGTTGAAATGAACAATCGTATTTTTCATATCGATCATAGGTATGTGAGTATGGCCTTGACAAAAAATAGTCTCCTTTTTGCACAAGGGACTAGGTTCATTATTATATAAATGACCATGTGTCAGAAAAAACTCATGGTCATCAAAATCTAAAATATGGTAGTCTCCAAGTATAGGAAAATCTAAAACCATCTGATCAACTTCTGCTTCACAATTTCCACGTACACTGATTATATCGTTCTTTAATGGATTAATTAGCTCTATTACCTCTTTTGGATTATACCCTTCAGGTAAAGGATTCCTAGGACCATGATAAAGAATATCTCCTAAAACAATCAACTTATACGGAATCTCTTTTTTATAGATCTCCAGAGCCTTCTTAAAATAATATTCCGACCCATGAATATCGGAAATAAACATCAACTTTTTTGTTTGGCTCATAATATTGTCTCCCATTGTTTTTCTTTAAACCCTATTAATATTTTATTATCAAATATCAACAAGGGCCTTTTTATGAGCATACCATTGGAAGATAAAAGTTTGTAGAGCTCTTCTTCATCCAATTGATCAATACGTCCTTTTAAATTTAGTTCTCTATAGACCATCCCGGAGGTATTAAAAAAACTTTTCAATGGTTTCCCACTCATAATATGGTATTTTCTTATTTCATTAATAGTTGGGGGATTACTGTCAATGTTTATTAATTCAGCATTAAGACCCTTTTCCTTTAACCATTTTAATGCATTTCTGCATGTATTACATTTTGAGTAGACATATACTTTGTTCATTGATAATACTCCTTATGCACCATCAGTACGCATCATATAAATAGAACAAGATTTTAACATAAATTTAATAATTACATTAGCCACTGATACCAGATAAACATGACTAAAAATCCAAACAAATAAATTAAACCCAATTGAGCAAGTAGCTTCCCTTTAAAGCCAAGTTTAAGATCACCTTCTAAATTGGTTTGGCTAATAAGAATATAATTTAGTAATGCAAATATAGGTGTAGTAACAAATGATAATATCATGGCAAAATTGAGCATACTCATTAACGCAGAGGCAAAAAAAGCAAGAATGACAATAGCTAAAACACTAACAACAACAATCCAAATATTCAAATGAAGACCATTATCTTCAGTTTTATTCATAATTAATCTTTGTGATTCAGCTAAAGCCCTAGAATAACCATCAATAACCGTTATGGTACTACCATAAATACAAAAGAAAGCTATAGCTGCTATTAAGTAACGAGACCATTCTCCTATGGTGGACGCATACATTCCAACTAGTTGTTTAGAAAAACCAATACTTGTAGAAGCAAACTCCTGACCATTACCATGCAGAACAAGAGCTCCTAAAGCCAAAAAAACTACGGCTAAAATAGCAGTTCCGATATAACCAATATTAAAATCAAATAATGCGGATTTAGAAGTTACCTGAGCCTTCTCCCTTTGTGATTTTAACCACATAGATGTTAATGAAGAGATCTCAATCGGTGCAGGCATCCATCCCATCATGATGACAATAAACCCAAAAGCGGACAATGACCATATTGTAGGAGTTTCGAAACTCTTTGGTGCTATAGGACCATTAATCATTGCAATCGATACAGCGACTAATGTTGTGACTACTAGTACTGCCATAATTACTTTAGCCAAACGATCTAAAGCTTTATAATGTCCTGCGAATAATAAAACCAAACAGGAAGCAAGAACAATTAAATCCAAGACCATAATAGGTAACTGCACAGGAAGAAAGTAACTTAGTAAACTTGCACTAAAAACTGTAAGTGCTGCCGTATTCACAACAGCGGCTGTAAAGGTAAGTACTGTAAATAACAATAAATAGCCCTTTCCCATTTTACTGTAGCCTTCAATTAAACT from Spirochaeta cellobiosiphila DSM 17781 includes these protein-coding regions:
- a CDS encoding chemotaxis protein CheA, with protein sequence MLNYSNLIDHLNTLDPDDLLDIANLIEEIEESGETLNSADSLGLVLKYLKEMPHTENIDRKDELLVQIKQVIPNLKKKSGIYIEDMEVLHSFITEAIDHLDNIESRIIKLEKGFDEDQVDSLFRSMHTIKGVASFLGLDAIQNLGHNLENLLDKIRAQMVEVDSHVIDILLAGTDLMNNLISQISYAAKEAPMEGHFHLDINNTMPDELLEQIQNIITSGHLKKELANSDDSFDMESLITTEMKTKFAEETADMIDLVERTLLELEDSSDPIELVADAFRSVHTVKGNAGFFGYEIIEKLSMDIEEILDGIRKEKRHVDKNVINVLLSGIDGIRKNLSSIQSGSGELNNLDVYKPLGEILVEMGAASSEDLQNALDKQNRRLGDILVDSGSVKKEDIDAALSQQSINKASDIVSHNIKRKDIRVDTDKLDKLFDLIGELITAEAMVLDNEEVKRFGSDSFNKAATYIAKITRELQEVTMSIRMIPLEGMFNRMKRLVRDLSHKFKKDIDFKISGQDTEMDRNIIEEISDPMVHLIRNAIDHGIEDQDVRLGQGKAKQGCVTLDAKYEGNEIWITLSDDGKGLDRDKILIKAKEKGIINDDKILEDKEVWDLIFEPGFSTADKVSEISGRGVGMDVVKKNIEKLRGQISIESMLGRGTSFILKIPLTLAIIDGVNLQVGKRLFSIPVTDVLEFQSVHKSQITETDIHGEVLNLRSELIPIIRLYDFYRISDAVHSIEDGVIIVVTSNGKKAAILSDHVLGYKQIVLKALPEYMGDIIGLSGCSIMGNGDVSLILDVGTLYKEVLN
- a CDS encoding chemotaxis protein CheX, translated to MRNEIDLALDQATIQTMADMAFLDVMPSTQDSIEYTNIFAIDFLAPYNGSMFFLLSVASKRQLVENIFGDDWDSLEDQKIDDCLLEILNILAGNFMSVLLKHSQKYKMSVPSILFEERELLKDCFTRTYDCEGQNIQVAVKLKEVEP
- a CDS encoding methyl-accepting chemotaxis protein, giving the protein MILIIKLIILVFITVISVFVPHYLSVPFYFLFGCFLLLSDYYRKNNLEESLEFEDEDNQEVNNLPISDTQKDNTQWEEQITEYNRIITKNTDLINKINEVSEILINIVINKTNNAILSVTNHIFDLTKNSKENIAGIRKTLEPLINVEGDINKDVEVLNHKIDDIDHIYQTINDISSNLEVDKRLINEAVQGINQFSLDITDLADQTNLLAINASIEAARVGSLGKGFAVIATNVQTLSKKSKDIAEKIVVIIDTVNNTIDESFESLHKKVKDTSLLLGEFKNDINHIVGDLVPQINNLKTSYGHNEVIMSSISQDISTITVDLQFQDSIRQILEHVISIHKDFQRECVNIDKSFEQQKDIQREVDKIIMEMATQHFTIEEEWNAVASIGDKPIKTSSGNKEFAGNVELF
- a CDS encoding response regulator — translated: MKILIVEDDFTSRTMVYRLLKDAAECDTAVDGEEALHFFSTSIKDKTPYDLILLDIMLPNKDGQTVLKDIRDMESTAGIKGLERCSILMMTALDDSQNIIEAFRSQCEGYLPKPISKEKLIKAIHKLGIELKI
- a CDS encoding ferredoxin-thioredoxin reductase catalytic domain-containing protein, with amino-acid sequence MTKEQLHNYLQKQANLNNWIINWNSEFTSTIIDGLFVNYSRYNCLLCPCRESHEQKGTDHDILCPCHYAKDDIIEYQQCYCGLFLHPNSEDFSQEPQSIPDRRDDSLYL
- a CDS encoding chemotaxis protein CheD, with translation MKRIDIGIGDLNISKDSDTVLKTYALGSCVAIVIYEPIHRIAGMVHVALPDSGINKAKSESKPGYFVDTGVPLLLDMMSKSGALKNKLIIKLIGGASVLDDKGTFDIGKRNYLAAKKILWKYGLGAIAEDVGGSISRTVAITTDDGELTISNARKTWRI
- the udk gene encoding uridine kinase, coding for METKIVGICGGSGSGKTTIVRRISEVLPDFVVLPQDNYYKTAKHISNENITDFNFDHPNAFDSDLLEEHLSALKRGESIEMPQYDFVKHARKEETITIKPSTVIIFEGIMIFFDKKVRDLIDLKLYVDTPDDIRFIRRLQRDMKERGRTVDSVISQYQSVVRPGYYEFIEPTRMYADLIIPEGGFNEIAIEVLTSFLQRYV
- a CDS encoding CoA-binding protein; translation: MNVAVLGASPKTERYSNKAIKLLVDKGHTVFPINPIHESIENLKTVKKPSDLKKMGIHTLTVYVGPNNISPLIDDIIDLNPHRIILNPGTESEELKQALNKANINYLEACTLVMLKTNQFED
- a CDS encoding protein-glutamate methylesterase/protein-glutamine glutaminase, translating into MRSPIKVLIIDDSALVRQLVSSGLEKDSSIEVVGTASNVYEGRDKIVYLKPDVVTLDIEMPKMDGITFLKKLMPQYPLPVIILSSLTQKNSQLTYDALEYGAIDVVLKPSKHRGVSLNEIMLDLIEKVKAACTADVSHWAQKKGIQQPIKKVEYLSQTTDKVIAIGASTGGTVALKHLINDFPPDFPGTVVVQHMPPGFTRIFSDKLNLTAKVEVKEAEDGDRIRRGIALIAPGGKQMEVIRSGGQYRVHIYDSEKVSGHCPSVDVLFSSMAKVVGPNGYGIILTGMGSDGANGMKAMAVEGAYNIAQDEATSVVYGMPKAAFELGAVKKVVPLGNILRELTLRLNGSL
- the yfcE gene encoding phosphodiesterase yields the protein MSQTKKLMFISDIHGSEYYFKKALEIYKKEIPYKLIVLGDILYHGPRNPLPEGYNPKEVIELINPLKNDIISVRGNCEAEVDQMVLDFPILGDYHILDFDDHEFFLTHGHLYNNEPSPLCKKETIFCQGHTHIPMIDMKNTIVHFNPGSITLPKDGHPNTYGIYENNTITIKKLDGHEYMVKKL
- a CDS encoding CheR family methyltransferase, which translates into the protein MSDINNGIIDITDDEFKKISQLVYSQFGINLTDKKKALVRGRLNKVIKEKGFDSFSVYYKHILEDNTGKELTQLVDKISTNHTYFFRENDHFDFFTKNEMPTINNYLKDNHINEYRLWCAGCASGEEAYTIAMLIDDYCNKNKVSWRPRILATDISITALEKAANGLYPTERMEGIPIEFKNKYFKKVENENWQVSDKLRNMILFKKLNFMRSDFPFKNKFHTIFCRNVMIYFDKPTKEDLIRKFGQYLRPGGRFFIGHSETLGRDNNEFSYVRPALYQKNEV
- a CDS encoding glutaredoxin family protein, which translates into the protein MFSYLPFNEENGDYNGHELKLLALSTCGFCKKAIQYLNDKNFQFKYIFVDRVDPKIKQQVKDEFMKHFHKRLSFPTLVIDDEDYLTGFIRASWDNKFIANDKRTTS
- a CDS encoding response regulator yields the protein MSYNKILIVDDSSTSRMIIKRCLYIAGYSESTYIEAEDGLDALDRLVKEDIDLIVSDLNMPKMDGITFIQKVRLKEKYNKLPIIVISSIYNDETSDKLTSYNVTGIIKKPISPNKIQSILG